The Methylotenera sp. G11 genome includes a window with the following:
- a CDS encoding arginyltransferase: MSLPGDQPLQKLQFYVTTAYSCGYLPNRMAQSLIAAPQHLINAEVYSSLIHQGFRRSGSFAYRPHCENCHECVPVRIPVEKFSPSRSQKRAFRQHQNLTAAAVPVEFNEEHYALYAAYQRARHHEHAKTDSPEDDAEQYKNFLCKSNVESVLVEFRDQQVLKMVSVIDIVSDGLSAVYTFYDTGNPNTSYGTYNVMWQAEWAKQLRLPYLYLGYWIRDSRKMAYKQNFKPLEKLIDNEWETGE, from the coding sequence ATGAGCTTACCTGGCGATCAACCCCTGCAAAAACTGCAATTCTATGTCACCACAGCGTATAGCTGCGGCTATCTGCCCAACAGGATGGCGCAAAGCCTGATTGCCGCACCGCAGCATCTCATCAATGCGGAAGTTTACAGCAGCCTGATACACCAGGGATTCCGCCGCAGCGGCAGCTTTGCTTACCGCCCCCACTGCGAAAACTGCCATGAATGCGTACCCGTACGCATTCCTGTAGAAAAATTCAGCCCAAGCCGCAGCCAGAAACGTGCTTTCAGGCAACATCAGAACCTGACGGCTGCAGCGGTTCCTGTAGAGTTTAATGAGGAACATTACGCGCTTTACGCCGCATATCAGCGCGCGCGCCACCATGAGCATGCCAAAACCGACAGCCCGGAAGACGATGCCGAACAGTACAAGAACTTTTTATGCAAAAGCAATGTAGAAAGTGTGCTGGTAGAGTTCAGGGATCAGCAGGTACTTAAGATGGTCAGCGTGATTGATATCGTGAGCGACGGCCTCTCCGCGGTCTACACCTTCTACGACACTGGCAACCCTAACACCAGCTACGGCACTTACAACGTCATGTGGCAGGCTGAGTGGGCGAAACAATTGAGGCTGCCCTACCTGTACCTGGGTTACTGGATCAGGGACAGCCGGAAAATGGCGTATAAACAGAATTTCAAACCGCTGGAAAAGCTCATTGACAACGAGTGGGAAACAGGCGAATAG
- the aroA gene encoding 3-phosphoshikimate 1-carboxyvinyltransferase, with protein sequence MEQLTLSASTHAQGTITLPGSKSISNRTLLLAALADGVTEIRDLLASDDTSRMLEALQSLGVKLENFSENAWRVTGCSGNFPNKNADLFLGNAGTAFRPLTAALAFAGGDYQLSGVPRMHERPIGDLVDALRQAGANIEYLQNDGFPPLKISLAKLDLTSAIKIRGDVSSQFLTALLMALPLTKQKATIEVVGELISKPYIEITLNLMAKFGINVERNGWQSFTIPANSSYRSPGQIFVEGDASSASYFLAAGAIAGNITVEGLGEHSIQGDVRFAEALALMGGNISYAENHISALKAGSIKAIDLDCNHIPDAAMTLAILALFAQGQSDEARTTILRNIASWRVKETDRIAAMATELRKVGAIVEEGADYIKITPPAQLTPNAVIDTYDDHRMAMCFSLVSLGNVPIVINDPNCVAKTFPNYFAEFKKLVS encoded by the coding sequence ATGGAACAACTTACCCTCTCAGCCAGTACCCATGCGCAAGGCACCATCACCCTGCCCGGCTCGAAAAGCATTTCAAACCGCACCCTGTTGCTGGCAGCATTGGCAGATGGCGTGACGGAAATACGCGACCTGCTGGCTTCAGACGACACCTCGCGCATGCTGGAAGCGCTGCAATCACTGGGCGTCAAACTGGAAAATTTTTCTGAAAATGCATGGCGCGTCACGGGTTGCAGTGGCAACTTCCCCAACAAAAACGCAGATTTGTTTCTAGGCAATGCGGGCACAGCGTTCCGCCCACTGACCGCTGCGCTGGCTTTTGCCGGAGGTGATTACCAATTGTCAGGCGTGCCGCGCATGCATGAACGCCCGATTGGCGATTTGGTCGATGCACTGCGACAGGCTGGCGCAAATATTGAATACCTGCAAAATGACGGTTTCCCACCCTTAAAAATATCGCTGGCAAAACTCGATTTAACCAGCGCCATTAAAATTCGCGGCGATGTTTCCAGCCAGTTTTTAACTGCACTGTTGATGGCGCTGCCGCTCACGAAGCAAAAAGCTACCATTGAAGTCGTTGGCGAACTGATCTCCAAACCATACATTGAAATCACGCTTAATCTGATGGCCAAATTCGGCATCAACGTAGAACGCAATGGCTGGCAAAGTTTTACCATCCCAGCCAATAGCAGCTATCGTTCACCAGGCCAGATCTTTGTCGAAGGCGACGCTTCGAGCGCCTCTTACTTCCTTGCTGCCGGGGCAATCGCAGGCAACATCACGGTGGAAGGCCTTGGCGAACACAGCATTCAGGGTGATGTGCGTTTTGCGGAGGCATTGGCATTGATGGGCGGCAACATCAGCTATGCCGAGAACCACATCTCCGCACTCAAGGCAGGCAGCATCAAGGCAATTGACCTGGATTGCAACCATATTCCCGATGCGGCCATGACCCTGGCGATACTCGCTTTGTTTGCTCAAGGGCAATCCGATGAAGCGCGTACCACCATCCTGCGCAACATTGCCAGCTGGCGCGTGAAAGAAACAGACCGTATTGCGGCCATGGCAACGGAATTGCGTAAAGTCGGCGCAATCGTGGAAGAAGGCGCCGACTACATCAAAATCACGCCACCGGCACAGCTCACCCCCAATGCGGTGATCGATACTTATGACGATCACCGCATGGCGATGTGTTTCTCACTGGTGTCTCTGGGCAATGTGCCGATCGTGATCAATGACCCTAACTGCGTGGCAAAAACATTCCCGAATTATTTTGCAGAGTTTAAAAAGCTGGTTTCTTAG
- the lapB gene encoding lipopolysaccharide assembly protein LapB gives MEFEFWWLLALPLFFSLGWLAARVDLKQLLAESTALPAAYFKGLNFLITNQQDKAIEAFTEAVQANTDSLELHFALGSLFRKRGEVDRAIHLHLHLLEKKQLEPQQKLAVTAELAQDYLKAGLFDRAEELFESLDDDRYRQPALRALLEIYVREREWERAIKAATELERISGVPFRVEIANYYCEMALKSKLANDTHTARFELDQALNADKNCVRANVLLGDLEAEASNHKAAISVWKRIEFQKPEYLGLIAPKLLASFRALGQTDEGLSLLQTYLQTYQLGSLLAVLYEATMAEQGAEHAARLARNELIRMPSLNTLDLLLQARAILETSHPQDGNLQDTQLMQQAVRHAIGNKTAYHCEQCGFKAKYHHWQCPACNAWEALPAEPTTI, from the coding sequence ATGGAATTCGAGTTCTGGTGGTTATTGGCACTGCCCCTATTTTTCAGTTTAGGCTGGCTGGCTGCCCGCGTCGACCTGAAGCAGCTATTGGCTGAATCCACCGCACTGCCCGCAGCCTACTTCAAAGGGCTGAATTTCCTGATCACCAATCAGCAGGACAAAGCGATTGAAGCCTTTACGGAAGCCGTGCAGGCTAACACAGACTCCCTTGAGCTGCATTTCGCATTAGGCAGCCTGTTCAGAAAGCGCGGTGAAGTCGACCGTGCTATCCACCTGCACTTACACCTGCTCGAGAAAAAACAGCTTGAACCACAGCAGAAACTGGCCGTAACGGCAGAACTTGCGCAGGATTACCTCAAAGCCGGCCTGTTTGACCGTGCAGAAGAGCTGTTTGAATCACTGGATGATGACAGGTACCGCCAACCCGCCTTGCGCGCATTGCTCGAAATCTATGTGCGTGAACGTGAATGGGAGCGCGCAATCAAGGCAGCGACTGAACTGGAAAGAATTTCCGGCGTGCCGTTCCGCGTCGAGATTGCAAACTACTATTGCGAAATGGCCTTAAAATCAAAACTTGCAAACGATACGCACACTGCACGGTTCGAACTCGACCAGGCACTCAATGCCGATAAAAACTGCGTGCGTGCGAATGTACTGCTAGGCGACCTGGAAGCCGAAGCCAGCAATCATAAAGCCGCCATCTCCGTCTGGAAACGCATCGAATTCCAGAAACCGGAATACCTCGGCCTGATCGCGCCCAAGCTGCTGGCGAGTTTCCGTGCGCTAGGCCAGACGGACGAAGGCCTGAGCCTGCTGCAGACATACCTGCAAACCTACCAGCTGGGTTCGCTGCTTGCAGTCCTCTATGAAGCGACAATGGCCGAACAAGGCGCTGAACATGCAGCCCGGCTTGCACGTAACGAGCTGATCAGGATGCCAAGCCTGAATACTCTGGATTTGCTGCTGCAGGCACGTGCCATCCTGGAAACCAGTCACCCGCAAGATGGCAACCTGCAAGATACCCAGCTGATGCAGCAGGCGGTACGTCATGCTATCGGCAACAAAACCGCCTATCATTGCGAACAATGCGGATTCAAAGCTAAATACCATCATTGGCAATGCCCTGCATGCAATGCATGGGAAGCGCTGCCGGCTGAACCTACTACTATCTGA
- a CDS encoding integration host factor subunit beta, whose product MTKSELITLLAERFPQLVMKDAELSVKAILDAMSDNLAAGERIEIRGFGSFSLNYRPPRLGRNPKTGSKVQVPEKHVPHFKAGKELRERVDLS is encoded by the coding sequence ATGACAAAATCTGAGCTAATCACGCTATTGGCGGAGCGTTTTCCGCAACTGGTGATGAAAGATGCCGAACTTTCAGTCAAGGCCATTCTGGACGCAATGTCAGACAACCTTGCTGCTGGCGAACGCATTGAAATTAGAGGCTTTGGAAGCTTTAGTTTGAATTATCGTCCGCCGCGCTTGGGCCGCAACCCTAAAACCGGCAGCAAAGTGCAAGTACCTGAAAAACATGTACCGCACTTTAAAGCAGGCAAAGAGTTACGCGAACGAGTCGATTTAAGCTAA
- the pyrF gene encoding orotidine-5'-phosphate decarboxylase yields the protein MQANSSNHHDPKIIVALDYADADSALELVSQLDPALCRLKVGKELFTAAGPQFVEKLASSNFGVFLDLKFHDIPNTVAKACSAASNLGVWMLNVHASGGIEMMQAAKQAVDRSAAKPLLIAVTVLTSMNQETLNQIGIHTDLPTHVLNLARLTQQAGLDGVVCSALEAQMLRSNLGREFCLVTPGIRPANASKDDQSRIVTPADALALGSSYLVIGRPITKAADPLAALEAISKECISA from the coding sequence ATGCAAGCAAACTCGAGCAATCATCACGACCCGAAAATCATCGTAGCACTGGATTACGCAGATGCAGACAGCGCACTTGAATTAGTCAGCCAGCTTGACCCGGCGCTTTGCCGCTTAAAAGTCGGCAAGGAACTGTTCACGGCGGCAGGTCCTCAATTTGTTGAAAAACTCGCCAGCTCGAATTTCGGCGTTTTTCTGGACCTGAAATTTCACGATATTCCCAATACCGTTGCCAAAGCCTGTAGCGCTGCGAGCAACCTGGGTGTATGGATGCTGAATGTTCATGCAAGCGGCGGAATTGAAATGATGCAGGCTGCCAAACAGGCTGTCGATCGCAGCGCGGCTAAACCGCTGTTGATCGCGGTAACGGTGTTAACCAGCATGAATCAGGAAACCCTGAACCAGATAGGCATCCATACTGACCTGCCAACCCATGTATTGAACCTGGCACGCCTCACACAGCAGGCTGGCCTCGATGGCGTGGTGTGCTCAGCGCTTGAAGCGCAAATGCTGCGTTCGAACCTGGGTAGGGAATTCTGCCTGGTGACGCCAGGTATCCGCCCAGCCAACGCAAGCAAAGATGACCAGTCGCGCATCGTAACCCCTGCTGACGCACTGGCACTGGGTTCAAGCTATCTTGTAATCGGCAGGCCAATCACAAAGGCGGCCGACCCGTTAGCTGCGCTGGAAGCCATCAGCAAGGAATGCATCAGCGCTTGA
- the rpsA gene encoding 30S ribosomal protein S1, with protein MASTTSSASPMESFAALFEESLARQEMRSGEVITAEVTAVDNDHVIVNAGLKSESVIDAAEFRNAQGELEVQVGDFVKVAIEKLEDGFGSTVLSREKAKRMETWLDLEDAMNEGRIIKGFVSGKVKGGLRVSVNGIMAFLPGSLVDVRPVKDTTPFENKECDLKVIKLDRKRNNIVVSRRAVMEVSAGADREALIGTLTEGAVVKGIVKNITDYGAFVDLGGIDGLLHITDLAWRRVKHPSEVLTVGEEVEAKILKFDQEKNRVSLGIKQLGDDPWVALARRYPVGTRLFGKVSNLTDYGAFVEIEPGIEGLVHVSEMDWTNKNIHPGKIAQLGDEVEVMILEIDEARRRLSLGMKQCQPNPWDDFSATHAKGDKVAGQIKSITDFGVFIGLPGGIDGLVHLSDLSWTQSGEEAIRNFKKGDELEAVILAIDVEKERISLGVKQLSADPSGASSDDKSEAKPKAKSAKTKEAAQLPDDGAAAGTTNLGALLKAKLDSKK; from the coding sequence ATGGCTTCTACTACATCTTCTGCTTCACCGATGGAATCTTTTGCAGCTCTATTTGAAGAGAGCTTGGCACGTCAGGAAATGCGCTCTGGCGAAGTAATCACGGCTGAAGTAACCGCAGTTGATAACGACCACGTGATCGTTAACGCTGGTCTTAAATCTGAAAGCGTTATTGACGCTGCTGAATTCCGTAATGCTCAAGGCGAACTTGAGGTTCAAGTGGGTGACTTTGTTAAAGTAGCCATTGAAAAACTGGAAGACGGTTTCGGCTCTACTGTGCTTTCACGCGAAAAAGCAAAACGCATGGAAACATGGTTAGACCTCGAAGACGCAATGAACGAAGGCCGCATCATCAAAGGCTTCGTAAGCGGTAAAGTAAAAGGCGGTTTACGCGTTTCTGTAAATGGCATCATGGCATTCCTGCCAGGCTCACTGGTTGACGTACGTCCGGTTAAAGACACTACGCCATTCGAAAACAAAGAATGCGACCTGAAAGTGATCAAACTGGATCGCAAACGCAACAACATCGTTGTTTCACGCCGTGCTGTAATGGAAGTTAGCGCTGGCGCTGACCGCGAAGCACTGATCGGCACATTGACCGAAGGCGCAGTGGTTAAAGGTATCGTTAAAAACATCACCGACTACGGTGCATTCGTTGACCTGGGCGGCATCGATGGCTTGCTGCACATCACTGACCTGGCATGGCGCCGTGTTAAACACCCGTCAGAAGTGTTGACTGTCGGTGAAGAAGTTGAAGCAAAAATCCTGAAATTCGATCAAGAGAAAAACCGCGTTTCATTGGGCATCAAACAATTGGGCGACGACCCATGGGTTGCTCTGGCACGCCGTTACCCAGTAGGTACACGCCTGTTCGGTAAAGTTTCAAACCTGACTGACTACGGTGCTTTCGTTGAAATCGAACCGGGTATCGAAGGTTTGGTTCACGTTTCAGAAATGGACTGGACAAACAAAAACATCCACCCAGGCAAAATCGCACAATTGGGCGACGAAGTTGAAGTGATGATCCTTGAAATTGACGAAGCACGCCGTCGCCTGTCATTAGGTATGAAACAGTGCCAGCCAAACCCATGGGATGACTTCTCTGCAACGCACGCTAAAGGCGACAAAGTTGCCGGCCAAATCAAGTCAATCACTGACTTCGGTGTATTCATCGGCTTGCCAGGCGGCATCGACGGTTTAGTTCACCTGTCAGACCTGTCATGGACACAATCTGGCGAAGAAGCGATCCGCAACTTCAAAAAAGGTGACGAGCTTGAAGCTGTTATCCTGGCAATCGACGTTGAAAAAGAGCGCATTTCATTAGGCGTGAAACAACTGTCTGCGGATCCATCAGGCGCATCTTCCGATGATAAATCAGAAGCTAAACCAAAAGCTAAATCTGCAAAAACTAAAGAAGCTGCTCAATTACCGGATGACGGTGCAGCTGCTGGTACAACCAACCTTGGCGCTTTATTGAAAGCCAAATTGGACAGCAAAAAATAA
- the cmk gene encoding (d)CMP kinase, producing the protein MNNTAQNPIPVIAIDGPSASGKGTVAQLVAEALGFGYLDSGALYRVVAFAAKQNNIDWGNAEAVAACATKLDIQFKNAQVYLNNTDISEDIRTEEMGKGASQVAVHAPLRAALVDLQHQFRKTPGLVADGRDMGTVIFPDAQLKIFLTASTETRADRRYKQLLGKGLPADYEAILLDLRERDARDQGRASAPLAMAADAILLETDHLTIAQAVDTVLQNFRHKKTQ; encoded by the coding sequence ATGAATAATACCGCTCAGAATCCGATTCCAGTCATTGCCATAGATGGCCCTTCCGCATCCGGCAAAGGAACCGTCGCACAGCTCGTGGCTGAAGCGCTGGGTTTTGGTTACCTGGACTCTGGTGCGCTTTATCGCGTGGTTGCATTTGCCGCCAAACAAAACAACATAGACTGGGGCAATGCTGAAGCAGTCGCCGCATGTGCAACCAAACTGGATATTCAATTTAAAAATGCGCAGGTATATTTAAATAACACTGATATTTCAGAAGACATCCGCACCGAAGAAATGGGCAAAGGTGCATCGCAGGTTGCCGTACATGCCCCGCTCAGGGCGGCGCTGGTCGACCTGCAGCACCAATTCCGCAAGACGCCTGGCCTGGTGGCTGACGGTCGTGATATGGGAACCGTAATATTCCCCGATGCACAATTGAAGATATTTTTAACCGCTTCTACAGAAACGCGCGCTGACCGCCGTTACAAGCAGTTGCTGGGCAAAGGCCTGCCGGCTGATTATGAGGCGATCCTGCTCGACCTGCGTGAGCGCGATGCCAGGGACCAAGGCAGGGCCAGCGCTCCGCTGGCAATGGCGGCAGACGCAATCCTGCTTGAGACAGACCATCTAACCATTGCCCAAGCCGTTGATACCGTTTTGCAAAATTTCCGGCACAAAAAAACTCAATAA
- a CDS encoding DUF2061 domain-containing protein codes for MAKTFSFAILHFTVAFTVGYLLTGSMMVGGLLAVIEPACNTVVFHFHEKAWKRFEDNSLESHATAFNPGWIHLH; via the coding sequence ATGGCTAAAACATTCTCGTTTGCGATTTTACACTTTACCGTCGCTTTCACGGTAGGCTATCTGCTTACCGGCAGCATGATGGTCGGCGGCTTGCTCGCTGTGATCGAGCCTGCCTGCAATACGGTTGTGTTCCATTTTCACGAAAAGGCATGGAAACGCTTCGAAGATAACAGCCTTGAGTCGCACGCCACAGCCTTTAACCCGGGCTGGATCCACTTACATTAG
- a CDS encoding prephenate dehydrogenase codes for MKKLVIFGVGLIGGSIALALKKARHTAEIVGVGRSGESLQAALELGVIDVATSDIAAAVRNADMILIAAPVAQTASILNAIKPHLAASTVITDAGSTKGDVMQCAQEVLGSQFSQFVGGHPIAGAEKSGVKAAMADLYAGKNVILTPAAATDSQAIQQVKSLWQACGANVSEMTAATHDSIFAAVSHLPHLLAFALVDDIASRPNAEQLFGFAASGFRDFTRIAGSHPEMWRDISLANRTALLNELEAYQQELRKLQELLQSENAKGLEALFERASIARNNWGESRKQNQ; via the coding sequence TTGAAAAAACTTGTTATTTTCGGTGTAGGCCTGATTGGCGGCTCGATTGCTCTTGCCTTAAAAAAAGCCAGACACACGGCAGAAATTGTCGGTGTCGGCCGCTCCGGTGAAAGCCTGCAGGCAGCGCTTGAGTTGGGCGTTATCGACGTGGCGACCAGCGACATCGCCGCCGCGGTCAGAAACGCGGACATGATCCTGATTGCGGCGCCGGTTGCGCAGACTGCCTCTATCCTGAACGCCATCAAACCGCATCTCGCAGCATCGACCGTGATTACCGATGCCGGCAGCACCAAAGGTGATGTCATGCAATGCGCGCAAGAAGTTTTAGGCAGCCAGTTTAGCCAGTTTGTAGGCGGACACCCGATTGCCGGCGCAGAAAAAAGCGGCGTCAAGGCTGCCATGGCCGATTTGTATGCCGGCAAGAATGTGATCCTGACGCCCGCAGCGGCAACCGACTCCCAGGCTATACAGCAGGTAAAATCGCTATGGCAGGCCTGCGGCGCAAATGTAAGCGAAATGACCGCCGCAACGCACGACAGCATCTTTGCCGCCGTGAGCCATTTGCCTCACCTGCTGGCATTTGCACTGGTAGATGACATTGCATCCAGGCCAAATGCCGAACAGTTGTTCGGCTTCGCCGCCAGCGGCTTCAGGGATTTCACGCGCATCGCAGGCAGCCATCCCGAAATGTGGCGCGACATCAGCCTTGCCAACAGGACAGCGCTTTTGAATGAGCTTGAGGCATACCAGCAGGAACTCAGAAAATTGCAGGAATTACTTCAATCAGAAAATGCAAAAGGCCTGGAAGCCCTGTTTGAGCGCGCAAGTATTGCCCGCAACAACTGGGGCGAATCCAGGAAACAGAACCAGTAA
- a CDS encoding ComEA family DNA-binding protein: MKKVILALIAFLSVSISAIAGVNINTATQAELESLPGIGPKKAQAIIDYRKTKGNFKSVDDLNQVDGIGDATLESLRKDISITGPTTAIAPKAKKAAGSTKDAKTIKAAASVKTTDVKAAKDKPKQ, translated from the coding sequence ATGAAAAAAGTCATACTTGCACTAATCGCCTTTTTAAGCGTCAGTATCAGCGCAATAGCAGGGGTTAATATCAATACGGCAACGCAGGCAGAACTTGAAAGCCTGCCAGGCATTGGCCCCAAAAAGGCACAAGCCATCATTGACTACCGCAAAACTAAGGGTAATTTCAAATCAGTTGATGACCTGAATCAGGTAGATGGCATCGGCGATGCCACACTGGAAAGCCTGCGCAAAGATATATCCATTACAGGCCCAACCACTGCCATTGCACCTAAAGCAAAAAAAGCGGCGGGTTCAACAAAAGACGCCAAGACCATTAAAGCGGCAGCAAGCGTAAAAACTACCGATGTTAAAGCGGCAAAAGATAAACCCAAGCAATAA
- the metG gene encoding methionine--tRNA ligase has translation MAISNTPRKILVTSALPYANGSIHLGHLVEYIQTDIWVRFQKMQGHTVHYVCADDTHGTPIMLRAEKEGITPETLIGNVHKEHSADFAGFLIGFDHYYSTNAPENKALSQGIYKRLKAAGKIATKTIEQFYDPVKNMFLPDRFIKGECPKCHAKDQYGDSCEVCGATYNPTELINAYSAVSGAAPVRKDTEHYFFKLSECEDFLKDWTRSGTLQGEAANKMGEWFENGLNDWDISRDAPYFGFEIPDAPGKYFYVWLDAPIGYMASFKKLCADKSIDFDEYWNKDSATELYHFIGKDILYFHALFWPATLAYADYRTPTQIFAHGFLTVNGEKMSKSRGTFITARSYLDHIKNPEYLRYYYAAKLNSTMEDIDLNLEDFVARVNSDLVGKYINIASRTAGFINKRFCGKLSPSAANSVIAEIKAAAQLVADSYAEREYSKALREIMRLADLANGFVADKAPWVLAKQEGQDALLQEVCSDALEMFRLLTLYLKPVLPKLAEEIEQFLNIAPLTWAVVDASLPAQHVINAYEHLITRVDSKLIEAMTEANKENLQATPAPQPHSEQRHAQHQQNEANADAEASAYISIDDFTKVDLRIAQIVNAEHVEGAEKLLKLTLDIGEEQPRQVFAGIKSAYDPATLVGRLTVMVANLAPRKMKFGMSEGMVLAASDERGGPFILSPDSGAQPGMRVK, from the coding sequence ATGGCAATTTCAAACACTCCCCGCAAAATCCTTGTAACTTCTGCGCTCCCTTACGCAAACGGCAGTATCCATCTTGGGCACCTGGTCGAGTACATTCAAACCGATATCTGGGTGCGTTTCCAGAAAATGCAGGGCCATACCGTGCATTATGTATGTGCTGACGATACGCACGGAACGCCTATCATGCTGCGTGCCGAAAAGGAGGGCATCACGCCGGAGACCCTGATCGGGAATGTGCATAAAGAGCATAGCGCCGATTTTGCAGGATTCCTGATTGGCTTTGACCACTACTACTCAACTAATGCGCCGGAAAACAAAGCGCTTTCACAAGGTATTTACAAGCGCTTGAAAGCTGCCGGCAAGATTGCGACCAAAACGATAGAGCAGTTCTATGACCCGGTCAAAAACATGTTCCTGCCGGACCGTTTTATTAAAGGCGAATGCCCGAAATGCCATGCGAAAGACCAATATGGTGATTCATGTGAGGTTTGTGGCGCAACTTATAACCCTACCGAGCTGATCAATGCGTATTCTGCGGTATCCGGTGCAGCGCCGGTGCGTAAGGATACCGAGCATTATTTCTTCAAGTTATCGGAATGTGAGGATTTTCTTAAAGACTGGACGCGCTCAGGAACGCTGCAAGGCGAGGCCGCCAACAAGATGGGCGAGTGGTTCGAAAACGGTCTCAATGACTGGGATATTTCCCGCGATGCCCCTTACTTCGGTTTTGAAATCCCTGATGCCCCTGGTAAATACTTTTACGTATGGCTCGATGCGCCGATTGGCTACATGGCCAGTTTCAAGAAGCTGTGCGCGGATAAGAGTATTGATTTTGATGAATACTGGAATAAAGACTCTGCAACAGAGCTTTATCATTTTATCGGCAAGGATATTTTGTATTTCCATGCCTTGTTCTGGCCGGCAACGCTGGCATACGCCGATTACCGTACGCCTACACAGATTTTTGCACATGGCTTTTTAACCGTAAACGGTGAAAAGATGAGCAAATCGCGCGGCACGTTCATTACTGCGCGCAGCTACCTGGACCACATCAAGAACCCGGAATACCTGCGTTATTACTACGCGGCTAAACTGAACAGCACGATGGAGGATATCGACCTCAACCTGGAAGATTTTGTCGCACGCGTGAACAGTGATTTGGTGGGCAAGTATATCAACATTGCCAGCAGGACAGCAGGTTTCATTAACAAGCGTTTTTGCGGTAAATTAAGCCCATCTGCCGCTAATTCCGTGATTGCCGAAATCAAGGCAGCAGCACAGCTGGTGGCTGACAGCTATGCCGAGCGGGAGTACAGCAAAGCCTTGCGTGAAATCATGCGCCTGGCCGACTTGGCGAATGGTTTTGTAGCGGATAAAGCCCCCTGGGTGCTTGCCAAGCAGGAAGGGCAGGATGCCCTGCTGCAGGAAGTGTGTTCGGACGCACTTGAAATGTTCCGCCTGTTGACCTTGTACTTGAAGCCGGTGCTTCCCAAGCTGGCAGAAGAGATTGAGCAGTTCCTGAATATCGCGCCGCTGACCTGGGCAGTCGTGGATGCTTCACTGCCGGCACAGCACGTTATCAATGCTTACGAACACCTGATCACCCGTGTTGATTCCAAGCTGATTGAAGCCATGACGGAAGCCAATAAGGAGAACCTGCAGGCAACTCCGGCGCCGCAGCCTCATTCAGAGCAGCGCCATGCACAGCATCAGCAGAATGAAGCCAATGCCGATGCGGAAGCATCTGCATATATTTCAATTGATGATTTTACCAAGGTTGATTTGCGTATCGCTCAAATCGTGAATGCGGAACATGTAGAGGGCGCCGAAAAGCTGCTTAAATTAACCTTGGATATCGGTGAAGAACAGCCGCGCCAGGTGTTTGCCGGCATTAAATCCGCTTATGATCCGGCAACCCTGGTTGGCCGTTTGACCGTGATGGTGGCCAACCTTGCGCCGCGTAAAATGAAATTCGGCATGAGCGAGGGCATGGTGCTGGCTGCGAGCGACGAGCGCGGCGGGCCATTTATCCTTTCGCCGGACAGCGGTGCCCAGCCGGGTATGCGGGTTAAATAG